One segment of Gordonia terrae DNA contains the following:
- the glp gene encoding gephyrin-like molybdotransferase Glp, whose translation MRSVEDHLTLVTAAAVAPRPVRVAISEAQGLMCAEEVVTEHPMPGFDQAAIDGYAVRAVDVGLAGVLAPEDLEEFDANGAELVDLEPGEPMIVSLPVVGEVGPGARTPTRLQPRQAVRVETGAPMPTLADAVVPLRWTDGGDQKVKIGHGVESGNYVRRVGDDVQPGDVAVRAGSIIGPAQVGLLAAVGQARVMVHPRPRLSVISVGSELVDIDRTPGPGQIYDVNSYALAAAARDAGADVNRVGIAEREASRMREVVEAQLIRSEIVVICGAVGGSASTAVADALADLGDLEIVRVAMHPGSVQGFGRLGRDEVPTFLLPANPVSALVTFEVMVRPLIRIALGKRQPMRRIIKARTIGPIASVRGRKGYLRGQLMRDERSGDYLVQVLGASPTGSSHLLAELAEANCLIMVDPDVEEMGTGDEVEVAFLAQRG comes from the coding sequence ATGCGGTCTGTCGAAGATCATCTGACGCTGGTGACCGCGGCGGCGGTGGCGCCGCGACCGGTGCGCGTCGCGATCTCCGAGGCGCAGGGCCTGATGTGTGCCGAAGAGGTCGTCACCGAGCACCCGATGCCCGGATTCGATCAGGCGGCGATCGACGGCTACGCGGTACGGGCGGTCGACGTGGGGCTCGCCGGGGTACTCGCGCCCGAGGACCTCGAGGAATTCGACGCCAACGGCGCGGAGCTGGTCGATCTCGAACCCGGCGAGCCGATGATCGTGTCGCTGCCCGTGGTCGGGGAGGTCGGCCCGGGTGCTCGCACACCGACACGACTGCAACCACGTCAGGCGGTGCGCGTCGAGACCGGGGCCCCGATGCCGACGCTCGCCGACGCAGTGGTCCCGCTGCGCTGGACCGATGGGGGCGATCAGAAGGTCAAGATCGGGCACGGTGTGGAGAGCGGCAACTACGTCCGGCGGGTCGGCGACGACGTACAGCCGGGCGACGTGGCTGTCCGCGCGGGTTCGATCATCGGTCCGGCCCAGGTCGGTCTCCTCGCGGCGGTCGGCCAGGCGCGGGTGATGGTCCACCCCCGGCCGCGGTTGTCGGTCATCTCGGTGGGCAGCGAGCTCGTGGACATCGACCGCACACCCGGGCCCGGTCAGATCTACGACGTCAACAGCTACGCGCTGGCCGCCGCCGCCCGCGACGCCGGAGCCGATGTGAACCGCGTCGGCATCGCCGAGCGCGAGGCGTCGCGGATGCGCGAAGTCGTGGAGGCGCAGCTGATCCGCTCCGAGATCGTGGTGATCTGCGGTGCCGTCGGGGGCAGTGCGTCGACCGCCGTCGCCGACGCGCTCGCCGATCTCGGCGACCTCGAGATCGTGCGTGTGGCGATGCATCCCGGCTCGGTCCAGGGTTTCGGGCGCCTCGGTCGCGACGAGGTGCCGACGTTCCTGCTGCCCGCCAACCCGGTGAGCGCGCTGGTGACCTTCGAGGTGATGGTCCGTCCGCTCATCCGGATCGCGCTCGGGAAGCGGCAGCCGATGCGGCGGATCATCAAGGCCCGCACCATCGGACCGATCGCGTCGGTCCGCGGCCGCAAGGGCTACCTGCGCGGGCAGTTGATGCGCGACGAACGTTCCGGTGACTACCTGGTGCAGGTACTCGGGGCGTCGCCGACCGGGTCCTCGCACCTGCTCGCCGAACTGGCCGAGGCGAACTGCCTGATCATGGTCGACCCCGATGTCGAGGAGATGGGCACGGGCGACGAGGTCGAGGTGGCCTTCCTCGCGCAACGCGGGTGA
- the glpR gene encoding gephyrin-like molybdotransferase receptor GlpR, whose translation MPNSVLWVCLVAVWLFVLVPMVIKGRPQILKSTDAARKTRLLHRGGSRATTASGNRRRSSARHPHDPSWKSSRRSTTTTLEKDADVEAADDAEVDETKPSTRMRRSGNAKVEKPVAESADDDTQVAETVLDETEDGLVDGDETAETGDDIEAEAGVEHVDTTEDEADATSEAAEHDDDFEDVDSEYEDAEDELDDDTDHDDADYDDADYDDADYDDAEYDDAEYEDVADELDEDEYDDYARGSRHTDAPSAVDEDETAETDDAEVDEVEDSRPAARSSSSRRSGRSIYSSDKERELKYRERQRVTLGLFVLVLLAIVAGFVVGMPGWVATGVLGLLLVGYLAYLRRAVKTEQQIRAQRLARAKRSARAEEERRRRAAAVPEFAAAPPPPRLRRPGGATVLEIDDEDPVFDHIPPFQRRRMDREDLQYRRVG comes from the coding sequence ATGCCCAACTCCGTACTGTGGGTCTGTCTCGTCGCGGTCTGGCTCTTCGTGCTGGTCCCGATGGTCATCAAGGGACGTCCGCAGATCCTGAAGTCGACCGACGCGGCGCGCAAGACGCGTCTGCTGCACCGTGGTGGGTCGCGCGCCACGACCGCTTCGGGCAACCGCCGCCGGTCGTCGGCCCGTCACCCGCACGACCCGTCCTGGAAGTCCTCGCGCCGCAGCACAACCACGACGCTCGAGAAGGACGCCGACGTGGAGGCCGCGGACGATGCCGAAGTCGATGAGACCAAGCCCTCGACCCGGATGCGCCGTTCCGGCAACGCCAAGGTCGAGAAGCCGGTGGCCGAATCCGCGGACGACGACACCCAGGTGGCCGAGACCGTACTCGACGAGACCGAGGACGGGCTGGTGGACGGCGACGAGACCGCGGAGACCGGCGACGACATCGAGGCCGAGGCCGGCGTCGAACACGTTGACACCACCGAGGACGAGGCGGACGCCACGTCCGAGGCCGCCGAACACGACGACGACTTCGAGGACGTCGACAGCGAGTACGAAGACGCCGAAGACGAACTCGACGACGACACCGACCACGACGACGCCGACTACGACGACGCCGACTACGACGACGCCGACTACGACGACGCCGAATACGACGACGCCGAATACGAGGACGTCGCAGACGAACTCGACGAAGACGAGTACGACGACTACGCCCGTGGGTCGCGGCACACCGACGCGCCGTCCGCGGTCGACGAGGACGAGACCGCCGAGACGGACGACGCCGAGGTCGACGAGGTCGAGGACAGCCGCCCCGCGGCGCGCTCGTCGAGCAGTCGACGGTCCGGACGCAGCATCTACTCCTCGGACAAGGAACGCGAACTCAAGTACCGGGAGCGTCAGCGCGTCACTCTGGGGCTGTTCGTACTCGTACTGCTGGCGATCGTGGCCGGGTTCGTCGTCGGGATGCCCGGCTGGGTCGCCACCGGCGTGCTCGGTCTGCTCCTGGTCGGTTACCTCGCGTACCTGCGTCGTGCGGTGAAGACCGAGCAGCAGATCCGGGCGCAACGTCTCGCGCGTGCCAAGCGGTCGGCGCGCGCCGAGGAGGAGCGTCGTCGACGCGCCGCAGCGGTTCCGGAGTTCGCCGCCGCACCGCCGCCTCCGCGACTTCGGCGACCCGGCGGCGCAACGGTTCTCGAGATCGACGACGAGGATCCCGTGTTCGATCACATCCCGCCGTTCCAGCGGCGTCGCATGGACCGCGAGGACCTGCAGTACCGCCGCGTCGGCTGA
- a CDS encoding FmdB family zinc ribbon protein yields MPTYSYACTECDNKFDIVQSFSDDSLTECPQCAGRLRKLFNSVGIVFKGSGFYRTDSRPGSSSDTSTSSSSSESSSSSSSTSSDSSSSSSKSDSSSSSSTKSETKAATPA; encoded by the coding sequence GTGCCCACCTACTCGTATGCCTGCACGGAGTGCGACAACAAGTTCGACATCGTCCAGTCCTTCTCCGACGACTCGTTGACCGAGTGCCCGCAGTGTGCGGGTCGTCTGCGCAAGCTGTTCAACTCGGTCGGCATCGTGTTCAAGGGCAGCGGTTTCTACCGCACGGACTCGCGTCCGGGATCATCGTCGGACACCTCGACGTCGTCGTCCTCGTCAGAGAGCTCGTCGTCCTCGAGTTCCACGTCGTCGGACAGCTCGTCGAGCAGTTCGAAGTCGGACTCGTCCAGCTCGTCGTCGACGAAGAGCGAGACCAAGGCCGCGACGCCGGCCTGA
- a CDS encoding GNAT family N-acetyltransferase: protein MFRWLSGNQGSPGWPATLGPLRTRTGTVTLRPVKMRDAKTWSELRIRNQNALLPWEPTGVGSWAERHQPGSWPPLFAVLKSEAKRGALLPFVIELDGRYVGQLTVGNIQRGAVRTAWIGYWVDSAVAGNGIATAAVALGVDHCFGAVGLHRLDATVQPLNEASQKVLTNIGFRQEGLLLRYMDVNKRWRDHMLFALTAEEVVGSAAEALVRAGRATFQ, encoded by the coding sequence GTGTTCAGGTGGTTGAGCGGCAATCAGGGAAGCCCGGGCTGGCCGGCAACTCTCGGGCCGCTGCGCACCCGGACCGGCACGGTCACCCTGCGGCCGGTGAAGATGCGCGACGCCAAGACCTGGAGTGAGTTGCGGATCCGCAACCAGAACGCCCTGTTGCCCTGGGAACCGACCGGCGTGGGGAGCTGGGCCGAACGCCATCAGCCGGGGTCGTGGCCGCCCCTGTTCGCGGTGTTGAAGTCCGAGGCGAAGCGAGGGGCGTTGCTCCCGTTCGTCATCGAACTCGACGGCCGCTACGTCGGACAGCTGACTGTGGGAAACATCCAGCGTGGAGCCGTCCGGACCGCGTGGATCGGCTACTGGGTGGATTCGGCCGTCGCAGGCAACGGCATCGCGACCGCCGCCGTGGCGCTCGGGGTCGACCACTGCTTCGGTGCCGTCGGCCTGCACCGGCTCGACGCGACGGTGCAGCCGCTCAACGAGGCGTCGCAGAAGGTGTTGACCAACATCGGATTCCGGCAAGAGGGTCTGCTGCTGCGCTACATGGACGTCAACAAGCGCTGGCGTGACCACATGCTGTTCGCGCTCACGGCCGAAGAGGTGGTCGGCAGCGCGGCCGAGGCACTGGTCCGGGCGGGCAGGGCGACGTTCCAGTGA
- a CDS encoding UTP--glucose-1-phosphate uridylyltransferase, whose product MSATDKAGFSEYDGVPNTPPIPRTAVVPAAGLGTRFLPATKTVPKELLPVVDTPGIELVAEEAKAAGADRLLIVTSPGKDGVVAHFVEDLVLENTLATRGKESMLAKVRKAPNLLEVASVVQEKPLGLGHAVGCVESYLDDDEDAVAVLLPDDLVLPGGVLEVMARTRQRRGGSVLCAIEVPEERISAYGVFDVEPLPDANNPNVMRLKGMVEKPEPQDAPSNLAAAGRYILDRKIFDALRRIEPGAGGELQLTDAIALLIEEGEPVHVVVHHGTRHDLGNPGGYLKAAVDFALDRDDYGPDLREWLEKRLADS is encoded by the coding sequence ATGAGTGCGACGGATAAAGCTGGTTTCAGTGAGTACGACGGTGTACCCAACACTCCGCCGATCCCGCGTACGGCGGTCGTCCCGGCAGCCGGGTTGGGCACGAGGTTCCTGCCGGCCACCAAGACGGTTCCCAAGGAATTGCTCCCCGTGGTCGACACCCCGGGCATCGAGCTGGTCGCCGAGGAGGCCAAGGCGGCCGGCGCCGATCGTCTGCTCATCGTCACCTCGCCCGGCAAGGACGGCGTGGTCGCCCACTTCGTCGAGGATCTCGTCCTGGAGAACACACTCGCCACGCGCGGCAAGGAGTCGATGCTGGCGAAGGTGCGCAAGGCGCCCAACCTGCTCGAGGTCGCCTCGGTCGTCCAGGAGAAGCCGCTCGGCCTGGGTCATGCGGTCGGGTGCGTGGAGAGCTACCTCGACGACGACGAGGACGCCGTCGCGGTCCTGCTGCCCGACGATCTGGTCCTGCCCGGCGGTGTCCTGGAGGTCATGGCCCGCACGCGGCAGCGCCGAGGTGGGTCGGTCCTGTGTGCCATCGAGGTCCCCGAAGAACGGATCAGCGCGTACGGCGTCTTCGACGTCGAGCCGCTGCCCGATGCCAACAACCCCAACGTGATGCGGCTCAAGGGCATGGTCGAGAAGCCCGAACCGCAGGACGCGCCGTCGAATCTCGCCGCCGCGGGCCGCTACATCCTGGACCGCAAGATCTTCGACGCGCTGCGGCGCATCGAGCCCGGGGCCGGCGGTGAGCTTCAACTCACCGACGCGATCGCGCTGCTCATCGAGGAGGGCGAGCCGGTTCACGTCGTCGTGCACCACGGCACCCGGCACGATCTCGGCAACCCCGGCGGTTACCTGAAGGCCGCCGTCGACTTCGCCCTCGACCGTGACGATTACGGCCCCGATCTGCGCGAGTGGCTGGAGAAGCGACTCGCCGACAGCTGA
- a CDS encoding alanine/glycine:cation symporter family protein has product MTDFLNDLNSIIWSNPLVYLCLGVGVYFSIRSRFLQIRHVPEMIRVMRHGESSPDGVSSFQALMISLAGRVGTGNIAGVATAIAFGGPGALFWMWAMAFLGASTSFVECTLGQIYKTRDPLTNEYRGGPAYYFSKALAHTKAAPFFKVYGLVFAAVTVLACGLLLPSVQSNSMALAMNQAWGIADWAVAVGVVIVLAFVIIGGVKRIATFATIVVPFMAVLYILFALVVVFTNASQIPDVLRLIFASAFGIDSVFGSVVGAAVMWGVKRGIYSNEAGQGTGPHAAAAAEVSHPAKQGFVQAFAVYIDTLFVCSATGFLIISTGAYRVFEGESADGTVIADGGLLPGGTDVGPTFVQIGFDSMWSGAGSTFVAVSLAFFCLTTIIAYYYMAETNLRFLMGKASTIYIGPLRSTLGANLTMLLQALILVSVAIGCVSTASEAWTLGDIGVGLMAWLNIIGILILQQPAFKALRDYERQKKEGKDPIFDPVALGIVGATFWESYGRADDTREAATLSK; this is encoded by the coding sequence ATGACCGATTTCCTGAACGACCTCAACAGCATCATCTGGAGCAATCCGCTGGTGTACCTGTGTCTCGGCGTGGGGGTGTATTTCTCCATCCGGTCGCGATTCCTGCAGATCCGGCACGTGCCCGAGATGATCCGGGTCATGCGTCATGGCGAGAGCTCCCCCGACGGTGTCTCGTCCTTCCAAGCGCTGATGATCTCGCTGGCCGGCCGTGTGGGTACCGGCAACATCGCCGGTGTGGCCACGGCGATCGCGTTCGGCGGACCGGGCGCACTGTTCTGGATGTGGGCGATGGCCTTCCTCGGGGCATCCACGTCGTTCGTCGAGTGCACGCTCGGGCAGATCTACAAGACCCGAGATCCACTGACCAACGAATACCGCGGCGGGCCGGCCTACTACTTCAGCAAGGCACTCGCCCACACCAAGGCGGCACCGTTCTTCAAGGTCTACGGTCTCGTGTTCGCCGCCGTGACCGTTCTCGCCTGCGGACTGCTGCTGCCGAGTGTGCAGTCCAACTCGATGGCGCTCGCGATGAACCAGGCGTGGGGGATCGCGGACTGGGCGGTCGCGGTCGGCGTGGTCATCGTGCTCGCGTTCGTCATCATCGGCGGGGTCAAGCGCATCGCGACCTTCGCGACGATCGTCGTCCCGTTCATGGCCGTCCTGTACATCCTGTTCGCTCTCGTCGTCGTGTTCACCAACGCCTCGCAGATCCCCGACGTTCTGCGCCTGATCTTCGCGAGCGCCTTCGGGATCGATTCCGTCTTCGGTTCGGTCGTCGGCGCCGCCGTGATGTGGGGCGTCAAGCGCGGCATCTACTCCAATGAGGCCGGTCAGGGCACCGGACCGCACGCCGCGGCGGCCGCCGAGGTCTCGCACCCGGCGAAGCAGGGCTTCGTGCAGGCGTTCGCCGTGTACATCGACACGTTGTTCGTCTGCTCGGCCACCGGCTTCCTCATCATCTCGACCGGCGCCTACCGGGTGTTCGAAGGTGAGAGCGCCGACGGCACGGTGATCGCCGACGGCGGCCTGCTTCCCGGCGGCACCGATGTGGGCCCCACCTTCGTCCAGATCGGTTTCGACAGCATGTGGAGCGGCGCCGGATCGACCTTCGTCGCGGTATCACTCGCGTTCTTCTGCCTCACGACGATCATCGCGTACTACTACATGGCCGAGACCAACCTGCGGTTCCTGATGGGCAAGGCGTCCACGATCTACATCGGTCCGCTCCGCAGCACGCTCGGCGCCAATCTGACGATGCTGCTCCAGGCCCTGATCCTGGTGTCGGTGGCCATCGGCTGCGTCTCCACGGCGAGCGAGGCGTGGACGCTGGGCGACATCGGCGTCGGCCTGATGGCGTGGCTGAACATCATCGGCATCTTGATCCTGCAGCAGCCGGCGTTCAAGGCGCTGCGCGATTACGAGAGGCAGAAGAAGGAAGGCAAGGACCCGATCTTCGATCCGGTCGCCCTGGGCATCGTGGGAGCGACGTTCTGGGAGTCCTACGGTCGGGCCGACGACACCCGGGAAGCCGCGACACTGTCGAAGTAG
- a CDS encoding ankyrin repeat domain-containing protein — protein MRRLVGLFAAAMSACMVAGCGWIADVVSTRVDAADYFTAPTVRLLDAARRDDQPQIESLIAVGADLDELGGDPDIDPRRVDITPLQWAVEFGPPTAVGALLRAGADPHLPGAGRYNAVAYSVLLDRFDAFRTIIGFDEGLVEASDRIGGNVVHTAVRHRRGDALRLLIDRGADLDSVQPLAGRTPLFTAADVLNIDHCLVLLRAGADGAHRDQRGSTFLPSLYTADDSIRTSSYLRTRGAIESEMRARDFPVETGR, from the coding sequence ATGAGGAGACTCGTGGGGTTGTTCGCCGCAGCGATGTCGGCGTGCATGGTCGCGGGATGCGGATGGATCGCCGATGTCGTCTCGACGCGCGTGGACGCGGCCGACTACTTCACCGCACCCACCGTTCGACTGCTCGACGCCGCCCGGCGAGACGACCAGCCGCAGATCGAATCCCTGATCGCCGTCGGCGCCGACCTCGACGAACTCGGCGGCGACCCGGACATCGACCCCCGCCGCGTGGACATCACACCCCTGCAGTGGGCGGTGGAATTCGGGCCGCCGACGGCTGTGGGTGCCCTGCTCCGCGCGGGCGCCGATCCACACCTGCCGGGCGCCGGCCGATACAACGCCGTCGCCTACAGCGTGCTGCTCGACCGTTTCGACGCCTTCCGCACCATCATCGGGTTCGACGAGGGGCTGGTCGAGGCGTCCGACCGGATCGGCGGCAACGTCGTCCACACCGCGGTCCGCCATCGTCGCGGGGACGCCTTGCGTCTGTTGATCGACCGCGGCGCCGACCTCGACTCGGTGCAACCACTCGCCGGCCGGACGCCGCTGTTCACCGCGGCTGATGTGCTCAACATCGATCACTGCCTCGTCTTGCTGCGTGCGGGCGCCGATGGCGCGCACCGGGATCAGCGCGGTTCGACGTTCCTGCCCTCGCTGTACACCGCCGACGACTCGATCCGGACGAGTTCCTATCTGCGTACTCGAGGGGCCATCGAATCGGAGATGCGCGCGCGGGACTTCCCCGTCGAAACCGGACGCTGA
- a CDS encoding SIMPL domain-containing protein, which yields MTEHIDELEIVVRGNARGRYRPERGIIHLVVRVEGADKPAVYTRAVEVHAELSHALTDQESAGVVTRWSADSVRVYSYRPYSETGERRELVYNTRIRIEAEFVDFERLSEFIDQWASVDAIEIGDVDWDLREEARREHERELRRAAVDDAILKAQAYSDAVGRGPVTPVLLSDPDMAVRVPASPRRAMPMAVAAGPPSSPSLELRTDDIEIAVAVDARFRAQ from the coding sequence ATGACCGAGCACATCGACGAACTGGAGATCGTGGTCCGCGGCAACGCTCGCGGGCGGTACCGGCCCGAGCGCGGAATCATCCACCTCGTGGTGCGGGTGGAGGGTGCGGACAAGCCGGCGGTGTACACGCGCGCGGTCGAGGTCCACGCCGAGCTGAGTCACGCGCTGACGGACCAGGAGTCGGCCGGGGTGGTGACCCGATGGTCGGCCGACTCGGTGCGGGTGTACTCCTATCGCCCGTACTCGGAGACCGGGGAGCGGCGAGAACTGGTGTACAACACCCGTATTCGCATTGAAGCCGAGTTCGTCGACTTCGAGCGGCTGTCGGAGTTCATCGACCAGTGGGCGTCGGTCGACGCCATCGAGATCGGGGACGTCGACTGGGATCTGCGCGAGGAGGCCCGGCGCGAACACGAACGAGAGTTGCGTCGCGCCGCGGTCGACGACGCGATTCTCAAGGCGCAGGCCTATTCCGATGCGGTGGGTCGGGGACCGGTGACACCTGTGCTGTTGTCCGATCCGGACATGGCCGTGCGCGTGCCGGCGTCACCGCGACGGGCCATGCCGATGGCGGTCGCCGCCGGTCCACCGTCCTCGCCGTCGCTGGAACTGCGGACCGACGACATCGAGATCGCCGTGGCGGTGGACGCGCGATTCCGGGCGCAGTGA
- a CDS encoding 5-formyltetrahydrofolate cyclo-ligase, protein MPTLKQQLRQEIEERRSRRSEAERDRSAAALAEWMYACPFRLEYDVTVAAHVPVGNEPGSNSMLDALVDRGVSVLVPVVPDGGPAPLDWAPYTGPDSLAPGRWGLLEPTTDRVGVTAIRAASVILVPALAIDKSGVRLGRGAGYYDRTLHGLSADLVGVVYDDEVVDSLPSGDHDVPVGWTLTPEDGFGRLA, encoded by the coding sequence TTGCCAACGCTGAAACAGCAACTGCGACAAGAGATCGAAGAGCGACGCTCCCGGCGCTCCGAGGCAGAACGGGACCGTTCCGCCGCCGCCCTCGCCGAGTGGATGTACGCCTGCCCGTTCCGTCTGGAGTACGACGTCACGGTTGCCGCCCACGTGCCGGTGGGCAACGAACCCGGCTCGAATTCGATGCTCGACGCGCTGGTCGACCGAGGCGTCTCGGTGCTCGTCCCGGTGGTCCCCGACGGCGGTCCCGCACCGTTGGACTGGGCTCCCTACACAGGGCCGGACTCGTTGGCGCCGGGCCGCTGGGGCCTTCTCGAGCCGACGACCGACCGGGTCGGGGTGACCGCGATCCGCGCGGCATCGGTGATCCTGGTGCCCGCGCTGGCCATCGACAAGAGCGGGGTGCGGCTGGGGCGGGGCGCGGGGTACTACGACCGCACCCTGCACGGGCTGTCGGCCGACCTCGTCGGCGTGGTCTACGACGACGAGGTCGTCGACTCACTTCCGTCCGGCGACCACGACGTCCCGGTCGGCTGGACACTCACACCCGAGGACGGGTTCGGCAGACTCGCCTGA